The following proteins are encoded in a genomic region of Novosphingobium sp. PP1Y:
- a CDS encoding type II toxin-antitoxin system RelE/ParE family toxin, translating into MTSKPVVPRAVARTDIDNAIEHYLAEAGPEVALGFIDALERTYAAIGKVPGIGSPRWAHELNLPGLRSWRIQGYPWLVFYVEAEASIDVWRVLHAKRDIPAWMEGEVPEASV; encoded by the coding sequence GTGACGTCCAAACCGGTCGTGCCGCGCGCTGTGGCGCGTACCGACATCGACAATGCGATCGAACACTACCTCGCGGAGGCCGGACCGGAAGTGGCTCTCGGCTTTATCGACGCGCTGGAGCGGACCTACGCCGCGATCGGCAAGGTGCCCGGCATCGGTTCGCCGCGCTGGGCGCATGAACTCAACCTGCCGGGTCTGCGTTCATGGCGCATTCAAGGCTATCCTTGGCTGGTTTTCTATGTCGAGGCTGAAGCCAGTATTGATGTCTGGCGCGTGCTCCATGCCAAACGCGATATCCCCGCGTGGATGGAGGGCGAGGTCCCGGAGGCTTCGGTATGA
- a CDS encoding IS6 family transposase → MDDFKGRHFAGEVILWAVRWYCRYGISYRDLEEMLAERGIDVDHTTIYRWVQHYAPEMEKRLRWFWRRGFVPSWRLDETYVKVRGKWTYLYRAVDKRGDTIDFYLSPTRSAKAAKRFLGKALRGLKDWEKPTKLNTDKAPSYGAAIAQLKQEGKLAPDTEHRQVKYLNNVIEADHGKLKMLIKPVRGFKSMPTAYATIKGFEVMRALRKGQARAWCLEKGIKGEVRLVERAFGIGPSALTETMDMLNQHFANAA, encoded by the coding sequence ATGGATGATTTCAAGGGGCGGCATTTTGCCGGCGAGGTAATCCTGTGGGCGGTGCGTTGGTATTGCCGGTACGGTATCAGCTACCGCGATCTTGAGGAAATGCTGGCCGAACGCGGGATCGATGTCGATCACACAACGATATATCGCTGGGTTCAGCACTATGCGCCCGAGATGGAGAAGCGGCTCCGCTGGTTCTGGCGGCGCGGCTTTGTTCCGAGTTGGCGCCTAGATGAAACCTACGTCAAAGTGCGGGGCAAGTGGACCTACCTGTATCGGGCGGTCGACAAACGGGGCGATACGATCGATTTTTACCTGTCCCCGACCCGCAGCGCAAAGGCTGCAAAGCGTTTTCTGGGTAAAGCCTTGCGCGGACTGAAAGACTGGGAGAAGCCGACGAAACTCAACACCGACAAGGCACCAAGCTACGGCGCGGCAATCGCCCAACTGAAACAAGAAGGCAAACTGGCCCCGGACACTGAGCATCGGCAGGTGAAATATCTGAACAACGTGATCGAGGCCGACCATGGCAAACTCAAGATGTTGATCAAGCCTGTACGTGGCTTCAAATCGATGCCCACCGCCTACGCCACGATCAAAGGCTTTGAGGTCATGCGTGCCCTACGCAAAGGGCAAGCCCGAGCGTGGTGCCTGGAGAAGGGGATCAAGGGGGAAGTGCGTCTTGTCGAAAGAGCATTTGGCATTGGGCCATCAGCCCTGACCGAAACCATGGACATGCTCAATCAGCATTTCGCGAACGCTGCCTGA
- a CDS encoding type II toxin-antitoxin system ParD family antitoxin — protein sequence MSTMNISLPEGLKSFVDQQVSTRGYGTSSEYVRELIRKDQDIQKLRSLLLEGANSASGAPADKGYFDGLRARVKRSAAS from the coding sequence ATGTCGACCATGAACATCTCGCTCCCGGAAGGACTCAAGTCGTTCGTGGACCAACAGGTTTCCACGCGCGGCTACGGCACCAGCAGCGAATACGTCCGGGAGTTGATTCGCAAGGATCAGGACATCCAGAAGCTTCGCTCGCTTCTGCTGGAAGGAGCGAATTCTGCGTCAGGCGCCCCGGCGGATAAGGGCTACTTTGACGGCTTGCGCGCCCGAGTAAAGCGCAGCGCCGCGTCGTGA
- a CDS encoding TRAP transporter small permease subunit: MRKALVCTGGTALLAATALDTAGVVGRHIGLPLHGVIELIQPAILTAGTVALLWATLCASHAKVHLVVDRLPEAWAARALRIADLASALFFAGVLAGSIWIAADMWPSHERSELVGVPWAALRVIANIGILATIIVLVRRLVRRP, from the coding sequence ATGCGCAAGGCTCTTGTCTGTACGGGTGGCACGGCCCTGCTGGCCGCCACCGCGCTGGACACCGCTGGCGTGGTGGGCAGGCATATCGGCCTGCCCCTGCACGGTGTTATCGAGCTGATCCAGCCCGCGATCCTGACGGCGGGTACGGTGGCGCTGCTCTGGGCCACGCTCTGCGCCAGTCATGCCAAGGTGCACCTGGTCGTGGATCGTCTGCCCGAGGCATGGGCGGCGCGGGCGCTTCGCATCGCCGATCTGGCCAGCGCGCTGTTCTTTGCCGGAGTGCTGGCCGGCTCGATCTGGATCGCTGCCGATATGTGGCCCAGTCATGAGCGTAGCGAACTGGTGGGCGTGCCCTGGGCCGCCCTGCGCGTGATCGCGAACATCGGCATCCTGGCGACCATCATCGTCCTGGTTCGACGCCTGGTGCGGAGGCCCTGA
- a CDS encoding glycosyltransferase family 1 protein, translating into MTQVILDISRLISRVRYSTPSGVDRVEMAYARGLLGLYGEDLAFAAVHPTGIYGRLRRLAALAYLDELEQRWSHQDDNPRQRSLPSVLPWLARLLPTGKGVGSAPGAVYLQVSPHHLINTGKVRAILRREQARFMVMVHDLIPIEFPEYARPAGAEQHRRRMRTVAELADAVIVNSAATGASLTRWIEAEGNGMAPPPVHVALLGTERLAPAAPASFPDGRPYFLCLGTIEPRKNHLLLLHLWRHLAETLPAAQVPRLVIVGRRGWENEQVVDLLERCPALKGHVEEINNCPDTRLSALLRGARALVMPSFAEGYGMPVAEALSVGTPAICSDLAALREVGGEIPEFLDPLDGPGWGAAVMDYAQEGPRYGAQMERLPHWYNPSWDAHMAIVAGAVGDLRNSPRA; encoded by the coding sequence GTGACGCAGGTAATTCTCGATATATCGCGCCTGATCTCGCGCGTGCGCTACTCCACGCCCTCGGGCGTCGACCGCGTGGAGATGGCCTACGCCCGCGGGTTGCTCGGGCTATATGGCGAGGACCTTGCCTTTGCCGCAGTTCATCCCACTGGCATCTACGGCCGCCTCCGGCGCTTGGCCGCGCTCGCCTATCTCGACGAGCTGGAACAGCGCTGGTCGCACCAGGACGACAATCCGCGCCAGCGCTCGCTGCCTTCGGTGCTGCCGTGGCTGGCCCGGCTGCTGCCGACAGGCAAGGGCGTAGGCAGTGCCCCCGGCGCCGTGTACCTGCAGGTCTCGCCGCACCACCTGATCAATACCGGCAAGGTACGCGCAATCCTCCGGCGCGAGCAGGCGCGCTTCATGGTCATGGTGCATGACCTGATCCCGATCGAGTTTCCCGAATATGCGCGCCCCGCAGGCGCAGAGCAGCATCGCCGCCGCATGCGGACGGTAGCGGAGCTGGCCGACGCAGTCATCGTCAACTCGGCAGCCACGGGCGCATCGCTGACCCGCTGGATCGAAGCCGAGGGGAACGGCATGGCCCCGCCGCCGGTTCACGTAGCCCTGCTCGGAACGGAACGCCTCGCCCCTGCCGCGCCGGCGTCATTTCCGGACGGGAGGCCCTACTTCCTGTGCCTGGGCACGATCGAACCGCGCAAGAACCACCTGCTCCTCCTGCACCTCTGGCGCCACCTCGCCGAGACGCTGCCGGCAGCCCAAGTGCCGCGCCTCGTCATCGTCGGTCGCCGGGGCTGGGAGAACGAACAGGTGGTGGACCTGCTGGAGCGCTGCCCCGCGCTGAAAGGCCACGTCGAAGAGATCAACAACTGCCCCGATACACGCCTCTCCGCCCTCCTGCGCGGCGCCCGGGCGCTGGTCATGCCCTCCTTCGCGGAAGGCTACGGCATGCCTGTGGCCGAGGCGCTTTCCGTAGGCACGCCCGCAATCTGCAGCGATCTGGCAGCGCTGCGCGAAGTAGGTGGTGAGATCCCGGAGTTCCTCGACCCGCTGGACGGACCGGGGTGGGGGGCAGCGGTCATGGATTATGCGCAGGAGGGACCGCGCTACGGTGCCCAGATGGAGCGCTTGCCGCATTGGTACAATCCGTCCTGGGACGCGCACATGGCTATCGTTGCGGGGGCTGTCGGCGACCTGCGGAACAGCCCGAGGGCCTGA
- a CDS encoding capsule biosynthesis protein produces the protein MTPSLPLLRAPPFPDADASVSQVGAVQALPEADALLARIRAARVGGSFWSPPAEIANPASMVLRPRDPAEIAELLAALDPEQRRSALWLGNGLKALDHALAALTRREGGRFRSEVDPWSALDGTGLLKAHGDDEWTALAAIAGVPVQVLSPGPFGAPGEDAATLRRRAAKAIAAAHYRDPFHDTAATLGATIDLLAEWRRVLEGNRGIVAACGMAWWKREEIRRFLWAPGQKLKLVSRSRRALAIARRQSGAVAIWPSRISPGLLAQARKDKVPLVRVEDGFVRSVGLGSNLVPPLSVVVDRRGIHFDPTAPSDLEAILATSAFPPELIDRARTLRETIVSAGISKYAAGSESALPPRETGRRVVLVPGQVEDDMSVLAGGGGLHSNLELLRRVRALEPEAEIWWRPHPDVDAGHRVGAVADAEALRHADRIVREGGMAPLLDAVDAVHVLTSLTGFEALMRGREVTCHGTPFYSGWGLTRDLGAVPARRGRPLSLDALVAGVLLLYPRYLDPVTGLPCPPEVLVDRIVHKHAPNRQGWIEPLRRLQGRLMAAIR, from the coding sequence GTGACCCCTTCGCTGCCGCTGTTGCGCGCCCCGCCATTCCCGGACGCAGACGCCTCTGTCTCGCAAGTCGGCGCGGTGCAGGCGCTTCCCGAGGCCGATGCCCTCCTCGCGCGCATTCGCGCAGCACGCGTCGGCGGCAGCTTCTGGTCGCCACCTGCCGAGATCGCCAACCCGGCGAGCATGGTCCTGCGCCCGAGGGACCCGGCCGAGATTGCCGAATTGCTGGCGGCTCTCGATCCGGAGCAGCGCAGGTCCGCGCTTTGGCTCGGTAACGGGCTGAAAGCGCTGGATCATGCGCTTGCGGCCCTGACCCGCCGCGAAGGCGGCAGATTCCGGTCCGAAGTCGACCCCTGGTCCGCGCTCGATGGCACCGGCCTGCTCAAGGCGCATGGCGACGATGAATGGACCGCGCTCGCGGCCATTGCCGGTGTCCCGGTGCAGGTTCTGTCGCCGGGCCCGTTCGGCGCTCCCGGCGAGGATGCCGCGACGCTGCGGCGCCGTGCGGCCAAGGCCATCGCAGCCGCGCACTACCGCGATCCCTTCCACGACACCGCGGCCACCCTCGGTGCGACTATCGATCTTCTCGCCGAATGGCGGCGGGTGCTCGAAGGCAACCGTGGCATTGTCGCGGCCTGCGGCATGGCCTGGTGGAAGCGCGAGGAAATACGCCGGTTCCTCTGGGCCCCGGGCCAGAAGCTCAAGCTCGTCTCACGCTCGCGCCGGGCGCTCGCCATTGCCCGCAGGCAAAGCGGTGCAGTAGCGATCTGGCCTTCGCGCATCTCCCCCGGGCTGCTCGCGCAGGCCCGCAAGGACAAGGTGCCGCTGGTGCGCGTGGAGGACGGCTTCGTGCGGTCGGTCGGATTGGGCAGCAATCTGGTCCCGCCGCTTTCGGTGGTGGTCGACCGGCGCGGGATCCACTTCGACCCGACCGCCCCCAGCGACCTCGAGGCGATCCTTGCCACAAGCGCGTTCCCGCCTGAGCTGATCGACCGGGCGAGGACCCTGCGCGAGACCATCGTCTCGGCCGGTATCAGCAAGTACGCCGCCGGATCGGAAAGCGCATTGCCCCCGCGCGAGACGGGCCGCCGCGTAGTCCTGGTGCCCGGCCAGGTGGAAGACGACATGTCGGTGCTCGCAGGCGGCGGGGGGCTGCATTCCAACCTCGAACTGCTGCGCCGCGTGCGCGCTCTGGAGCCCGAGGCCGAGATCTGGTGGCGCCCGCATCCGGATGTCGATGCCGGGCACCGGGTGGGCGCCGTCGCCGATGCCGAGGCCCTGCGCCATGCCGACCGCATCGTGCGCGAAGGCGGCATGGCCCCGCTTCTTGACGCGGTCGACGCGGTCCACGTCCTCACGTCGCTGACCGGCTTCGAGGCGTTGATGCGCGGGCGCGAGGTGACCTGCCACGGCACGCCCTTCTACTCCGGATGGGGCCTGACCCGCGATCTGGGCGCAGTCCCCGCACGCCGCGGCCGGCCGCTGTCGCTCGATGCACTGGTGGCCGGCGTCCTGCTGCTCTATCCGCGCTACCTCGATCCGGTCACGGGCCTGCCGTGCCCGCCCGAAGTGCTGGTCGATCGCATCGTGCACAAGCACGCGCCGAACCGCCAAGGGTGGATCGAGCCCTTGCGCCGCCTGCAAGGGCGGCTCATGGCCGCCATTCGGTAG
- a CDS encoding IS6 family transposase, whose protein sequence is MAQFRHSGKRLLFKGRHFEGSLIMLCVRWYLAYGLSLRDLEEMIAERGVAVDHSTIHRWVLHYTPQLLDAFNARKRSVTSKWNLDETYIKVKGEWMYLYRAIDKSGATVDFLFSNTRNLRDAKRFFRRAYKRHGLPVQLTIDGSQTNLEAARTCHAEVRMRTRSKAEPLKVRQSQYMNNRIEQDHRRIKRRIRPMLGFKSQATAGVILEGIELIHMIRKGQMIPANDARNPSFADQFDSLAA, encoded by the coding sequence ATGGCGCAGTTTCGGCATTCGGGGAAGAGATTGTTGTTCAAGGGTCGCCATTTCGAGGGCTCGCTGATCATGCTGTGCGTACGCTGGTACCTGGCCTACGGGTTGAGCCTGCGGGATCTCGAGGAAATGATCGCCGAGCGCGGCGTGGCGGTCGACCATTCGACGATCCACCGCTGGGTACTGCACTATACGCCACAATTGCTGGACGCGTTCAACGCTCGCAAGCGGTCGGTGACTAGCAAATGGAACCTCGATGAGACCTACATCAAGGTGAAGGGCGAGTGGATGTACCTTTACCGGGCGATCGACAAATCGGGCGCCACAGTCGATTTCCTGTTCTCGAACACGCGCAATCTCAGGGATGCGAAGCGCTTCTTCCGAAGGGCCTACAAGCGCCACGGCCTGCCCGTCCAGCTGACCATCGACGGCAGCCAGACTAATCTGGAAGCTGCGCGGACATGCCATGCCGAAGTCAGGATGCGAACTCGGTCGAAGGCCGAGCCGCTCAAGGTCCGGCAGAGCCAATACATGAATAACCGGATCGAGCAGGACCACCGGCGCATCAAGCGCCGCATCCGGCCCATGCTCGGTTTCAAGTCCCAAGCCACCGCTGGCGTCATCCTCGAGGGCATCGAACTCATTCACATGATCCGCAAGGGCCAGATGATACCTGCCAACGACGCCCGCAATCCGTCCTTCGCAGATCAGTTCGACAGCCTTGCAGCCTGA
- a CDS encoding CapA family protein codes for MPENEDITVGPRGTLQLVVTGDLVLDEPDGDHWLSGIAPALQAADIAIGHLEVPHSRTQAELAGDVPAPGAPPENVASIARAGYAMVSLAGNHIADCGAQGIADTRRELADSGIAFAGAGANLAEAAAPAFIDRAGWRVALLSYNCVGPENGWAAEAGAGSNYLRVETLDGSPIAPAARLGEVAPAALTRLAAEIASVRGKADIVLVAMHKGVVHTTAQIEPYERVLARHAIEAGADAVLGHHAHIVRGIEFHLGKPIFHGLGNGCVVTSALSPAQDHPARREWAERRKKLFGFEPDPAYHLAPFHPEAINAFLGTLDFTDGEAPRVGIVPVTVEAPGRPVLADGARAQEIRTYCEAITRAGGLAPVAISADGSVRAA; via the coding sequence ATGCCCGAAAACGAAGACATTACCGTGGGGCCGCGCGGCACGCTGCAACTGGTCGTGACCGGTGACCTCGTGCTCGACGAGCCGGACGGCGATCACTGGTTGTCGGGCATTGCGCCAGCGCTGCAGGCGGCGGATATCGCCATCGGTCATCTGGAGGTGCCGCATAGCCGGACGCAGGCCGAACTGGCAGGCGACGTACCGGCGCCGGGCGCGCCACCGGAAAACGTGGCCTCGATTGCGCGCGCAGGCTACGCCATGGTCAGCCTCGCCGGCAACCACATCGCCGATTGCGGCGCGCAAGGTATCGCGGATACGCGCCGGGAACTGGCCGATAGCGGCATCGCGTTTGCCGGAGCCGGCGCGAATCTGGCCGAAGCCGCCGCGCCTGCCTTTATCGATCGTGCGGGATGGCGCGTGGCTTTGCTCAGCTACAACTGCGTCGGCCCCGAGAATGGCTGGGCCGCCGAGGCTGGGGCCGGCTCCAATTATCTGCGGGTGGAGACACTGGACGGTTCGCCCATCGCGCCCGCCGCCCGGCTGGGCGAAGTTGCTCCTGCGGCGCTGACCCGTCTGGCAGCGGAGATCGCATCCGTGCGTGGGAAGGCGGACATCGTGCTGGTCGCCATGCACAAGGGCGTCGTGCATACGACCGCGCAGATCGAGCCTTACGAACGCGTTCTGGCGCGCCACGCGATCGAGGCCGGCGCCGATGCGGTTCTGGGCCACCATGCGCACATCGTTCGCGGCATTGAATTCCATCTGGGCAAGCCGATCTTCCATGGGCTGGGTAACGGTTGCGTGGTAACCAGTGCGCTCAGCCCGGCGCAAGACCATCCGGCGCGGCGCGAGTGGGCAGAACGGCGCAAGAAACTGTTCGGGTTCGAACCCGACCCGGCCTATCATCTGGCACCGTTCCATCCCGAAGCGATCAATGCCTTTTTGGGAACGCTGGACTTCACCGACGGCGAGGCACCACGCGTCGGTATCGTCCCGGTGACGGTCGAGGCGCCGGGGCGTCCGGTGCTGGCCGATGGCGCGCGTGCGCAGGAGATCCGCACTTATTGCGAGGCAATCACGCGCGCGGGCGGACTTGCCCCGGTTGCCATCAGCGCCGACGGATCGGTGAGGGCTGCATGA
- a CDS encoding TRAP transporter large permease — translation MGMPIGAALGLVGLVGLVAVIGFEPTLIKSGVLAIDTLARYELGTLPLFIFMAQLFFAANASRDLFDAAAKMLGHRRGGLAYAAIGGCAGFGAINGSSLATAATIGMVALPEMRKRGYSDALATGTVAAGGTLGQMIPPSGALIVFGIIAEQSIGSLFTAAIIPAITQIALYVAVVWGLVFWKPGLAPRSERASWSERLRALARIGDMLVLIALVISGIAIGWMSPSEAAAVGASGAIAIAAWRRRLSRAMVFKAFEDTLRTSGMILLVVIGALVFSVFVSVTGLADAAGSLVQDMALGPLATLLLVALLLLLLGSVLDGLALMLLTTPILLPIVESAGMTPIWFGIFICRAMEIGFVHPPLGMNLYVIQNVAKDVPISRIFKGVTPFLVSDLLHLILLIQFPAMALWLPALLG, via the coding sequence ATGGGCATGCCCATCGGCGCGGCACTTGGCCTGGTCGGTCTGGTTGGACTGGTCGCGGTGATCGGGTTCGAGCCGACCCTCATCAAGTCGGGCGTGCTGGCGATCGACACCCTGGCCCGGTACGAGCTGGGCACGCTGCCGCTGTTCATCTTCATGGCGCAACTGTTCTTTGCCGCCAACGCCAGCCGCGACCTGTTCGACGCCGCCGCCAAGATGCTGGGGCACCGGCGCGGCGGCCTGGCCTATGCAGCCATCGGTGGCTGCGCGGGCTTTGGCGCCATCAACGGCTCCAGCCTGGCCACCGCCGCGACGATAGGCATGGTCGCGCTGCCCGAGATGCGCAAGCGCGGCTACTCCGATGCGCTGGCTACCGGCACCGTGGCGGCAGGCGGCACGCTGGGCCAGATGATCCCGCCGTCGGGCGCCCTGATCGTGTTCGGCATCATCGCCGAACAGTCGATCGGCTCGCTTTTTACCGCAGCGATCATTCCGGCGATCACGCAGATCGCGCTTTATGTCGCGGTGGTGTGGGGCCTGGTGTTCTGGAAGCCCGGCCTTGCACCGCGCAGCGAGCGTGCAAGCTGGAGCGAACGCCTGCGTGCGCTGGCCCGCATCGGCGACATGCTGGTTCTGATCGCGCTGGTCATCAGCGGCATAGCCATCGGCTGGATGAGCCCGTCCGAGGCCGCCGCTGTCGGCGCCAGCGGTGCTATCGCGATTGCCGCATGGCGCCGCCGCCTGTCGCGCGCGATGGTTTTCAAGGCCTTCGAGGATACGCTGCGCACCAGCGGCATGATCTTGCTGGTGGTGATCGGCGCGCTGGTGTTCTCGGTCTTCGTCAGCGTTACCGGGCTTGCCGATGCGGCGGGGTCGCTGGTGCAGGACATGGCGCTCGGCCCGCTTGCCACGCTGTTGCTGGTGGCGCTGTTGCTGCTGCTGCTCGGCTCGGTTCTCGACGGCCTGGCGCTCATGCTGCTGACGACCCCGATCCTTCTGCCGATCGTGGAATCGGCCGGGATGACGCCGATCTGGTTCGGCATCTTCATCTGCCGCGCGATGGAGATCGGCTTTGTCCATCCTCCGCTGGGCATGAACCTCTACGTCATCCAGAACGTCGCCAAGGATGTGCCGATTTCGCGCATCTTCAAGGGGGTCACGCCTTTCCTCGTCAGTGATCTGCTGCACCTGATCCTGCTGATCCAGTTTCCGGCCATGGCGCTCTGGCTGCCAGCCCTGTTGGGATAA
- a CDS encoding CocE/NonD family hydrolase — MIRSVVGAALGLTCTTDALSQDYPDYRRESFYVPAADGTRLAVNVYRPATGDMVESRPLPVIFAATPYRARYRDENGKVVELALGDRLALRSLIRAGYVVATADVRGKGASFGTRRGFQDRTEARDSHDLIQWLSRQPYATGKVGMVGCSYLGGTTFQAAASAPSALKAVFIGASDIDKYAFVRRGGIAAQFNTRPDEPASYDLASVPVDADPKGEQLAQAVAGHAANTPMAGLWYSMPYRDSVSSLTGNAFWQEVALYDRLDAMRNAGIATYFWGNWHDEPTAQSIQSAASLGGRFLGGPGDHCNPPPGFDFTGEIRRYFDFHLKGEANGLEQQPRATYWAEGKGWVRSQALPGEQSHPVTWYLSPGDVSMKGRGHLAPMPGRAAHDSFAVDYELGDSAYFAFWVDPMDAHGPSYSSAPLGQPMTLVGFPRVQLTVSSSTPDANVFVYLDEIDAQGKAQVISFGRLALSSRKLSPAPYDTLGMPWHSGLAADAAPVKPGRKVALDIALTPVSRVVPAGHSLRVTVTGADLRQRNLGEIRQDPAPVLTVWQGGADASRIDLPVLD; from the coding sequence ATGATTCGAAGCGTTGTGGGCGCCGCTCTCGGCCTTACCTGTACAACGGATGCGCTGTCCCAAGACTATCCCGATTACCGGCGTGAATCTTTCTATGTCCCCGCTGCCGATGGCACCCGTCTGGCTGTGAATGTTTACCGTCCGGCCACCGGCGACATGGTAGAGTCCAGGCCCCTGCCGGTGATCTTCGCGGCAACGCCCTATCGTGCGCGCTATCGCGACGAGAACGGCAAAGTCGTCGAACTGGCTCTGGGCGACAGGCTGGCGCTGCGCTCGCTGATCCGGGCCGGCTATGTGGTGGCGACGGCTGACGTTCGCGGCAAGGGCGCTTCGTTCGGCACGCGACGTGGATTCCAGGATCGCACCGAAGCGCGTGACAGTCATGACCTGATCCAGTGGCTGTCGCGGCAACCTTATGCCACTGGGAAGGTCGGCATGGTCGGTTGCTCCTATCTCGGGGGCACCACGTTTCAGGCCGCGGCCAGCGCGCCTTCCGCGCTCAAGGCCGTGTTCATCGGTGCGTCCGATATCGACAAGTACGCCTTCGTGCGGCGCGGCGGGATCGCGGCCCAGTTCAACACCCGCCCTGATGAACCGGCATCCTACGATCTGGCCAGCGTGCCGGTTGATGCGGACCCCAAGGGAGAGCAGCTGGCCCAGGCCGTGGCCGGCCATGCCGCAAACACGCCGATGGCGGGCCTGTGGTATTCCATGCCCTATCGCGACAGCGTGTCTTCGCTCACGGGAAATGCCTTCTGGCAGGAAGTCGCACTCTACGATCGGCTCGACGCCATGCGCAACGCGGGTATCGCCACCTATTTCTGGGGCAACTGGCATGATGAGCCGACCGCCCAGTCGATCCAGAGCGCAGCCAGCCTTGGCGGGCGCTTCCTGGGTGGCCCGGGCGATCACTGCAATCCGCCGCCCGGCTTCGATTTCACCGGCGAGATCCGCCGTTACTTCGATTTCCACCTGAAGGGCGAAGCGAACGGGCTGGAGCAGCAGCCGCGCGCAACTTATTGGGCGGAAGGCAAGGGCTGGGTCAGGTCGCAGGCCTTGCCGGGCGAGCAGTCTCATCCCGTGACATGGTATCTGTCGCCGGGTGATGTCTCCATGAAGGGGCGCGGCCATTTGGCCCCAATGCCCGGACGCGCGGCTCACGACAGCTTCGCCGTCGACTACGAGCTGGGTGACAGCGCCTATTTCGCGTTCTGGGTCGATCCCATGGATGCCCATGGCCCCAGCTATTCCAGCGCGCCGCTTGGCCAACCCATGACGCTGGTGGGCTTTCCCCGGGTCCAACTGACGGTTTCGTCCAGCACGCCCGATGCCAACGTGTTCGTCTATCTCGACGAGATCGATGCGCAGGGCAAGGCGCAGGTGATTTCGTTCGGTCGACTGGCGCTATCCAGCCGCAAGCTTTCGCCCGCGCCGTACGATACGCTGGGCATGCCCTGGCATTCGGGCCTTGCTGCCGATGCCGCCCCGGTAAAGCCCGGCCGCAAGGTTGCGCTCGATATCGCCCTGACCCCTGTGTCGCGCGTGGTGCCGGCCGGGCACAGCTTGCGCGTAACCGTCACCGGCGCCGATCTGCGCCAGCGCAACCTTGGCGAAATTCGGCAGGACCCGGCTCCGGTTTTGACCGTGTGGCAGGGCGGCGCCGATGCCTCGCGCATAGACCTTCCCGTTCTGGACTGA
- a CDS encoding GntR family transcriptional regulator produces the protein MTDKKTPGASEIAEWIRDRIRKGRMVPGQRLVEADIMRQTGASRFKVREAFQRLEGEGLVHTEEFRGASVRSATHEEIRQIYRCRAALEGSCAADFTHNATSGQRERLLDLQVQLEACVEENESERFGRLNMEWHQLLIEGAGNAVAGQLLERLHVPVHRLMFESFYSANRLRAANADHRRIIDAIMANDPVSAENAMRSHVAAGLDTLNQIDSEVLG, from the coding sequence ATGACAGACAAGAAAACACCCGGAGCCTCGGAAATCGCCGAGTGGATCCGCGATCGCATCCGCAAGGGGCGCATGGTTCCCGGCCAGCGTCTGGTGGAAGCCGACATCATGCGCCAGACCGGGGCCAGCCGCTTCAAGGTGCGCGAGGCCTTCCAGCGGCTCGAAGGCGAAGGCCTTGTCCACACCGAGGAATTTCGCGGTGCATCGGTTCGCAGCGCAACGCACGAGGAGATCCGCCAGATCTATCGCTGCCGCGCGGCCCTTGAAGGCAGCTGCGCGGCTGATTTCACCCATAACGCCACCAGCGGCCAGCGCGAACGCCTGCTGGATCTGCAGGTCCAGCTGGAAGCCTGCGTCGAGGAAAACGAATCCGAACGCTTCGGCCGCCTCAACATGGAATGGCACCAGCTGCTGATCGAAGGGGCCGGAAACGCCGTTGCGGGTCAACTACTGGAACGCCTGCACGTGCCCGTGCACCGCCTGATGTTCGAAAGCTTCTACAGCGCCAATCGGCTGCGCGCAGCCAATGCCGACCATCGCCGCATCATCGATGCGATCATGGCCAACGATCCCGTATCCGCCGAAAACGCCATGCGCAGCCACGTTGCGGCGGGCCTGGACACGCTCAACCAGATCGACAGCGAAGTCCTGGGGTAG